The window TTAGTTATGACTGGTCCCGTGAGGTGACAACCTGCAGCCCCGGATATTACAGGTGGAACCAGTGGTTTTTCCTCAAGATGTACGAAAAGGGGCTTGCCTACAGAAGATCTGCATCGGTTAACTGGTGTCCGTCCTGCTCCACGGTTCTTGCAAACGAACAGGTGATCAACGGTAGTTGCTGGAGGTGTGACACCGAAGTGGTCCGGAAGGAACTGGAACAGTGGTTTCTGCGGATAACGGCTTATGCAGACGACCTTCTCAGGGGATGCGATGAGCTGACGGATGGATGGCCTGAGCACGTGATAGCAATGCAACGCAACTGGATTGGCAGGAGCGAAGGGGTTGAGATGGATTTCCCCCTGGCGGACATGGATGGGAGCATAAGGATATTCACCACAAGACCGGATACCCTGTGGGGCGCAACGTTCCTTTGTATCGCACCGAATCACCCCGTTGCAGAGAGGATTGTTCAGGACAGGGCAGGGCTTTCCTTCATCAGGTCGAAGTATGGGGTTATGGAGGAAAAACATGGACTTTTTACAGGCCATTATGCCCTGAATCCGATGAACGGGGAGAGGATACCCATATACATCGCCAACTTTGTCCTGATGGAATACGGGACAGGTGCAATAATGTCTGTTCCTGCCCATGACCAGAGGGACTTTGAGTTTGCTGCGAGATATGACCTCCCTGTTAAGGTTGTGATAACACCCGAAAAGGGGACCGTTGACGTGCCCCCTGCACAGGCATACGAGGAGTACGGGGTCCTGGTCAATTCAGACAGGTTTTCCGGATACAGAAGTGAAGATGCCATAAGAGAGATAGGCGAATTTATCGAAGAGCAGGGACTTGGCAGGAGGGTTGTAAAGTACCGGCTCAGGGACTGGGGCATCTCGAGGCAGAGGTATTGGGGAACGCCGATCCCCATGCTTTACTGTGAGAAATGCGGTACCGTCCCGGTCCCGGAGGACGATCTCCCTGTTATACTGCCGGAGGACGTTCTGCTTACCGGTGCAGGGGCCTCTCCTCTTTCAACATCAGAGGAGTTCCTCCATACCACCTGTCCTGCCTGTTCCGGGAAGGCCCGCCGGGAGACGGACACGATGGATACCTTTGTGGATTCTTCCTGGTATTTTATACGTTACTGCATTGTCGGGGAGGATCGCGATTTAAGAGAGGAGATCGGTAAGGAGGATTCGGAGATACGTTACTGGATGCCGGTCGACCAGTATATCGGGGGTGTGGAGCACGCTGTCCTGCATCTCCTGTACTCCCGGTTTTTTACCCGGGTACTCAGGGAATTGGGCATTGTCGCGGAGGATGAGCCTTTCACTAATCTGCTCACCCAGGGGATGGTCTGCAAGGAGACATTTTCCTGTCCGGAACACGGGTGGTTGCTACCCGGGGAGGTTGAGGATGGAAGATGCGGGAAATGTGGCCGGGAGGTCAAACGCGGCAGGGTCGAAAAGATGTCCAAATCCAAGAAGAATGTAATAGACCCGGACTTTCTTATCCAACGGTACGGCGCAGATACATCACGGCTCTTTTCACTCTTTGCGGCGCCGCCCGATAGGGACCTCGAATGGTCCGACAAGGGGATC is drawn from bacterium BMS3Abin08 and contains these coding sequences:
- the leuS gene encoding leucine--tRNA ligase, whose amino-acid sequence is MKESLGLGIIYVEIPLFKEDRLDRYDPGKVEPRWQKYWEQEDLYRSLPDRRRPKFYCLEMFPYPSGRIHMGHVRNYAIGDVVARYKRMRGFNVLHPMGWDAFGLPAENAAINHGVHPAKWTRENIEYMKEQLKRMGFSYDWSREVTTCSPGYYRWNQWFFLKMYEKGLAYRRSASVNWCPSCSTVLANEQVINGSCWRCDTEVVRKELEQWFLRITAYADDLLRGCDELTDGWPEHVIAMQRNWIGRSEGVEMDFPLADMDGSIRIFTTRPDTLWGATFLCIAPNHPVAERIVQDRAGLSFIRSKYGVMEEKHGLFTGHYALNPMNGERIPIYIANFVLMEYGTGAIMSVPAHDQRDFEFAARYDLPVKVVITPEKGTVDVPPAQAYEEYGVLVNSDRFSGYRSEDAIREIGEFIEEQGLGRRVVKYRLRDWGISRQRYWGTPIPMLYCEKCGTVPVPEDDLPVILPEDVLLTGAGASPLSTSEEFLHTTCPACSGKARRETDTMDTFVDSSWYFIRYCIVGEDRDLREEIGKEDSEIRYWMPVDQYIGGVEHAVLHLLYSRFFTRVLRELGIVAEDEPFTNLLTQGMVCKETFSCPEHGWLLPGEVEDGRCGKCGREVKRGRVEKMSKSKKNVIDPDFLIQRYGADTSRLFSLFAAPPDRDLEWSDKGIEGAYRFLNRIWTAINSYADRLVALPEKTVVTAEGPAAAGLYRKTHQTIRKVTRDIDNRFQFNTAIASLMELFNGISSFKPEGEGDLQLLRFSLRSLLLMLAPFAPHIAEELWRRLGGKQSISGEAWPAWDDEAAREEEVELVIQVNGKVRGKSMVRAGLSDDALRKIALEDPKVRSFTEGKEIRKVIVVKGRLVNIVVGK